A section of the Corynebacterium auris genome encodes:
- a CDS encoding TIGR03089 family protein — MSILTPLLRTNPSGPRLTVYDEAAGTRMEFSAVTLENWANKVANLLDAEFELAGDATVLIDVPASWQAAVIALGTYNSSRTPSFSDTESGSAPDVVFTTLERAARWSDLPDVVVVSADPFGRGVVESGGELPLGTVDFGPTVRFYGDDYPGASPRLGTWAREGTGPQRYRVDPWTSRAEFEHSIMAPLAADGSVVLVTGLAPVERISSIESAENVTAHLSAR; from the coding sequence ATGAGCATCCTCACGCCCCTTCTGCGCACGAACCCCTCCGGTCCGCGCCTGACGGTCTACGACGAGGCCGCGGGCACCCGCATGGAGTTTTCCGCCGTCACGCTGGAGAACTGGGCAAACAAGGTGGCCAATCTGCTCGATGCGGAGTTCGAGCTAGCCGGGGACGCCACAGTGCTTATCGACGTCCCCGCCTCGTGGCAGGCGGCCGTCATCGCCCTCGGCACCTACAACTCCTCCCGCACGCCCTCCTTCTCCGACACAGAATCCGGCTCCGCCCCGGACGTGGTGTTCACCACCCTCGAGCGTGCAGCGAGGTGGTCGGATCTTCCCGATGTGGTTGTGGTCTCCGCTGACCCCTTCGGCCGCGGCGTCGTCGAATCCGGCGGCGAGCTGCCGCTGGGTACCGTCGACTTCGGGCCCACCGTGCGCTTCTACGGTGATGACTACCCCGGCGCCAGCCCCCGGCTGGGCACCTGGGCGCGCGAGGGGACCGGCCCGCAGCGCTACCGGGTCGATCCGTGGACGAGCCGCGCCGAGTTCGAGCACAGCATCATGGCCCCTTTGGCCGCCGACGGCTCGGTTGTGCTGGTCACGGGCCTGGCGCCCGTGGAACGCATCAGCTCAATCGAGTCCGCCGAGAACGTCACCGCGCACCTTTCCGCACGCTAA